A single region of the Vagococcus teuberi genome encodes:
- a CDS encoding YibE/F family protein — protein sequence MLKKYSWKVLSVVILLLNAWWIFQTFQYDHYQEPLGKITKVKIVEKNDTIDEHQNKDIISTQQIHLTLLSTKNKGKELTILNKFSQSRIKDQEYKTGDLVFLSIKDNDFSQATIIDSKRDTGLAILMLGFVLLLIVIGRKSGVASLIGLLINTGLFYLLLVLYEHVSSQSLIWLSLLFFPIIVASTLIVSNGWNQKTKISILTTLCSTLITFVLGVSIITLLKHKGLRYEEMELITRPQHVLFISSLLIGTMGASMDISITLSTAMNEISQRHKQLTPQSLYQSGIQVGSEVIGPMINTMFFSYLSGSIPLILIFLRNDMSFNYTFPISLSLEMTRALIGSIGIVLTIPITSYIASIFLTRGNQYER from the coding sequence TTGTTGAAAAAATATAGTTGGAAAGTTCTTTCTGTGGTCATTTTATTATTAAATGCTTGGTGGATTTTCCAAACATTTCAATACGACCACTACCAAGAACCACTTGGTAAAATAACTAAAGTTAAAATAGTAGAAAAAAACGACACCATTGATGAACATCAAAACAAAGATATTATCTCTACCCAACAAATCCATCTAACTCTTTTATCTACAAAAAATAAAGGAAAAGAGCTAACTATTTTAAATAAATTTAGCCAATCACGAATCAAAGATCAAGAGTATAAAACAGGTGATTTAGTCTTTTTGTCTATTAAAGACAACGATTTTTCACAAGCAACTATCATTGACAGTAAACGTGATACTGGACTAGCAATATTGATGTTAGGATTTGTTTTACTACTGATTGTAATTGGGCGAAAAAGTGGTGTAGCATCATTGATTGGATTACTTATCAATACGGGACTATTTTACTTACTTTTGGTTCTGTATGAACATGTCTCGAGTCAATCACTCATTTGGCTTTCTTTATTATTTTTCCCGATTATTGTCGCCAGTACATTAATTGTCTCAAATGGCTGGAACCAAAAAACAAAAATTTCTATACTTACAACTTTATGTAGCACCCTTATTACCTTTGTTCTTGGTGTCAGTATCATTACTTTACTAAAGCATAAAGGACTACGATATGAGGAGATGGAGTTAATAACTAGACCACAACATGTCTTATTTATCTCAAGTTTATTAATTGGGACAATGGGTGCTTCCATGGACATTTCGATTACATTAAGCACTGCCATGAATGAAATCTCTCAAAGGCATAAACAATTAACACCTCAATCATTGTATCAATCAGGGATTCAAGTTGGTTCTGAGGTCATTGGGCCAATGATTAATACCATGTTTTTTTCTTATTTGAGTGGATCGATTCCTTTAATTTTGATTTTTTTAAGAAACGATATGTCGTTTAACTATACGTTTCCTATCTCTCTCTCTCTTGAAATGACACGTGCGTTAATTGGTAGCATTGGGATCGTCTTGACTATTCCCATCACCAGTTACATCGCCAGTATCTTTCTAACAAGGGGGAATCAGTATGAGCGTTAA
- a CDS encoding YibE/F family protein produces MSVNLVLFMVLIFLLWYFQQRKGVLTLITLAINLAMLFVMILCINIGFSPIFLTILTSILISANNLFNINGYNDSTKSAFISSTFVIFLMVLPILFVTSTLHLQGIPLEGLMEMDMYSLHIGVSFVDLSVAVLLMTVVAAINDIAISITSSMIEIKEKLPDLSLSEWKKSGLTVGKDVLGPTINTLIFAAIGSQFALLIWVFDLKYSLTQLVNSKLIVTEWVAIIFSGISIAITIPITIFLLTKQVND; encoded by the coding sequence ATGAGCGTTAACTTAGTATTATTTATGGTTCTGATTTTTTTATTATGGTATTTTCAACAACGTAAAGGTGTCCTTACTCTTATCACACTAGCTATTAATTTAGCGATGTTATTTGTCATGATTTTGTGTATTAATATAGGATTTTCACCAATTTTTTTAACGATTTTAACGTCGATTTTAATTAGCGCAAATAATTTATTTAATATCAATGGGTACAATGACTCAACTAAATCTGCTTTTATTAGCAGTACTTTTGTCATCTTTTTAATGGTCCTACCGATACTTTTTGTTACCTCAACGTTACATCTTCAAGGAATTCCTCTTGAAGGCCTAATGGAGATGGATATGTATTCCTTACATATTGGAGTATCTTTCGTTGATTTAAGTGTCGCTGTATTATTGATGACCGTCGTTGCAGCGATTAATGATATCGCTATTTCGATTACATCTTCTATGATAGAAATCAAAGAGAAATTACCTGATTTGTCATTATCTGAATGGAAAAAATCCGGTCTAACTGTTGGAAAAGATGTCTTAGGGCCAACGATTAATACATTAATTTTTGCAGCGATTGGTAGCCAATTTGCCTTATTGATTTGGGTATTTGATTTAAAATATAGTCTGACACAGCTAGTGAATAGTAAATTAATTGTGACAGAGTGGGTGGCGATTATTTTTAGTGGTATTAGTATTGCCATCACCATCCCTATCACTATTTTTCTACTCACAAAACAAGTTAATGATTGA
- a CDS encoding NADH-dependent flavin oxidoreductase produces the protein MKNFTDSVTFKRGLTLKNRLFMAPMTTKMSFYDGVITTDEANYYGLRSGGVGAVITAAANVQEDGKGWEGELGVYDDRQIPGLSSLASSIKKNGTKAILQIFHAGRMTDSQILRGTQPISASSIAAERPDAEIPREMTESDILHLIDSFKKATIRAIKAGFDGVEIHGANTYVIQQFFSPHSNRRKDEWGGTLEKRYHFIDTIVDEIIDTVDQSEVENFIIGYRFSPEEFENPGIKFEDTLFLIDKLSNKGLDYLHISLNDYNRKSVSPSYQDKSMLEYVYQKINNRVPLIGIGDVRTSKDVKNVLENADFVAVGRSMIIDPHWAQKILDNKEPLIRTSLSMYDREELFIQDGLTEFLEFMMPERLKE, from the coding sequence TTGAAGAATTTTACTGATAGTGTAACATTTAAGCGAGGATTAACATTAAAAAATAGATTGTTTATGGCCCCAATGACAACTAAGATGTCTTTTTACGATGGCGTTATTACAACGGATGAAGCAAATTATTATGGGTTGCGCTCAGGTGGTGTGGGAGCAGTAATCACAGCTGCGGCTAACGTTCAAGAAGATGGTAAAGGTTGGGAAGGCGAGTTGGGAGTTTATGACGATAGACAGATTCCTGGTTTGAGTAGCCTTGCAAGTAGTATTAAAAAAAATGGCACCAAAGCTATTCTACAAATTTTTCATGCTGGAAGAATGACAGATTCTCAGATTTTGCGTGGTACTCAACCAATTTCAGCCAGTAGTATAGCCGCAGAAAGACCAGATGCGGAAATACCACGTGAAATGACTGAAAGTGATATTTTACATTTAATCGATAGCTTCAAGAAAGCGACAATTCGTGCGATTAAGGCAGGATTTGATGGAGTTGAAATACATGGAGCAAATACTTATGTTATTCAACAATTTTTCTCACCACATTCTAATCGACGAAAAGATGAATGGGGTGGCACATTAGAAAAAAGATACCATTTTATTGATACTATTGTCGATGAAATAATTGATACAGTTGATCAATCAGAGGTAGAAAATTTTATTATTGGGTATCGATTCTCACCAGAGGAGTTTGAAAATCCTGGTATTAAATTTGAAGATACGTTGTTCTTAATCGATAAATTATCTAATAAAGGATTGGATTATCTTCATATTTCTTTAAATGATTATAATCGTAAATCTGTTTCTCCTTCTTATCAGGATAAATCGATGCTTGAATATGTTTATCAAAAAATAAATAATAGAGTCCCTTTAATTGGAATAGGTGATGTGAGAACTTCAAAAGATGTCAAAAATGTTCTAGAGAATGCTGATTTTGTAGCAGTTGGTCGTTCTATGATTATTGATCCTCATTGGGCACAAAAAATATTGGATAATAAAGAACCTCTTATTAGAACGTCTTTATCTATGTATGACAGAGAAGAATTGTTTATTCAAGATGGGTTGACTGAATTTCTTGAATTTATGATGCCTGAAAGATTAAAAGAATGA
- a CDS encoding transcriptional regulator, SarA/Rot family, protein MENNLMERWLDYTNQHNKLEKKLENTLKRKVNLSLNEYYVLYYLGKTPGHCIKLIDISKYFNLSQSAMSRMMVRMESEDYGMIERTTCLDDKRGIYIHLTKKGKNMLIEAERYIDIILNERL, encoded by the coding sequence ATGGAAAATAATTTAATGGAGAGATGGTTAGATTATACCAATCAACATAATAAGCTAGAAAAAAAATTAGAAAATACACTAAAAAGAAAAGTGAATTTATCATTAAATGAATATTATGTTTTATATTATTTGGGAAAGACACCTGGCCACTGTATTAAATTGATTGATATAAGTAAATATTTTAATTTAAGTCAAAGTGCAATGTCTAGAATGATGGTTAGAATGGAAAGTGAAGATTATGGTATGATAGAAAGAACGACGTGTCTAGATGACAAACGTGGTATATATATCCATCTAACAAAAAAAGGAAAAAATATGTTGATTGAAGCTGAGAGATATATAGATATTATCCTAAATGAACGTTTATGA
- a CDS encoding DNA-3-methyladenine glycosylase I yields the protein MVIIKRCEWANSNDLEEQYHDNEWGTPNYDDATLFESLILESMQAGLSWSTILKKRDTLRKAYDGFDVDKISQYTTAKVELLMNDEGVIRHRLKIQATISNAQSFKLIQNEYGSFSDYIWSFVDFKPIINSWETIKSVPSSTELSDKISKDLKSRGFKFLGTTTVYAFMQSVGLVDDHVVDCFRRTGITN from the coding sequence ATGGTTATCATTAAACGATGTGAATGGGCAAACAGCAATGATTTAGAAGAACAATACCATGATAATGAGTGGGGCACACCAAATTATGATGATGCTACATTATTTGAATCACTCATTTTAGAAAGTATGCAAGCAGGATTAAGTTGGTCAACGATATTAAAGAAAAGAGACACGTTAAGAAAAGCCTATGATGGGTTTGACGTGGATAAAATTAGTCAGTATACGACAGCTAAAGTGGAGTTATTGATGAATGATGAGGGTGTGATTCGTCATCGCTTAAAAATCCAAGCAACAATTAGTAACGCACAATCTTTTAAACTTATACAAAATGAATATGGAAGCTTTAGTGATTACATTTGGTCATTTGTTGATTTTAAGCCAATTATAAACAGTTGGGAAACAATTAAGTCAGTTCCTTCATCTACCGAACTCTCCGATAAAATTAGTAAAGACTTAAAATCAAGAGGATTCAAATTTTTAGGTACGACAACCGTTTATGCTTTCATGCAGTCAGTCGGGCTTGTTGATGATCATGTGGTTGATTGTTTTAGACGAACGGGTATCACTAATTAA
- a CDS encoding GHKL domain-containing protein gives MSIIIIMAFAVLIYTSMQSISNSQELRLEVVKQTLEMKYMNEYAKETTRQYNEIRKFKHDYVNILSSLDYFIQLKDMDKLSHCYQEVIRPTQELLDTNSFNFKELSNIKSDELKSILAIKMLLAKDQGVLVQMEVPDVISDNLPVDFVVLIRMIGILFDNTIEEVVHIPDGKIEVGLFSLDDNYLFVIKNPIRDNTLSLHQLEVEGFSTKDDNRGLGLSNLRELSKREKHLMLETSMTDKHFIQKIIINSGGKKMVPIFICEDDAIQRHRLEDIIKKYVMIEDYDMEIVLSTDSPNDLLQYVDEHRDVRGLYFLDIDLGQEMNGVG, from the coding sequence GTGAGTATCATCATTATTATGGCTTTTGCTGTATTGATTTATACGTCTATGCAATCTATATCAAATAGCCAAGAGCTTAGGCTAGAAGTCGTAAAGCAAACATTAGAAATGAAGTATATGAACGAATACGCCAAAGAAACAACAAGACAGTACAATGAAATCAGAAAATTTAAACATGACTATGTTAATATTCTATCTTCATTGGATTACTTTATTCAGTTAAAAGATATGGACAAACTATCTCACTGCTATCAAGAAGTTATTAGACCAACACAGGAACTACTAGACACAAACTCTTTTAACTTTAAAGAACTCTCAAATATAAAGTCTGATGAATTAAAAAGTATTCTGGCAATCAAAATGTTGTTAGCAAAAGACCAAGGTGTATTAGTTCAAATGGAAGTGCCAGATGTCATATCAGATAATTTGCCAGTGGATTTTGTGGTACTCATAAGGATGATAGGCATACTATTTGATAATACTATAGAGGAAGTCGTTCATATACCAGATGGAAAAATAGAAGTTGGTTTGTTTTCATTAGATGATAATTATTTATTTGTCATAAAAAATCCGATTAGGGATAACACCCTATCTCTGCATCAATTAGAAGTCGAAGGATTTTCAACTAAAGATGACAATAGAGGACTTGGTTTATCAAATTTAAGAGAATTGAGTAAACGAGAAAAACACCTCATGTTAGAAACATCTATGACAGACAAACACTTTATCCAAAAAATAATCATCAACTCAGGAGGTAAAAAGATGGTCCCCATATTTATTTGCGAAGACGACGCGATACAACGACACCGTTTAGAAGATATCATCAAAAAATATGTAATGATTGAAGACTATGACATGGAAATTGTTCTATCAACAGATAGTCCTAATGATTTATTACAGTATGTAGATGAGCATAGAGATGTGCGAGGACTTTATTTCTTAGATATTGATTTAGGTCAAGAGATGAATGGCGTCGGCTAG
- a CDS encoding ABC transporter ATP-binding protein, producing MVKRFFSYYRPYKALFIVDFTCAIIAALLELSFPVIVNQVIDRIMPLKNIRLILLVSAALFGFYVINTTLQYVVVYFGHKLGVNIETDMRNELFTHLQKQPYDYYDNQKTGKLMTRLTSDLFEISELAHHGPEDVFITIMTLVGSFLLMFQIHPQLAFATAVMVPFITIALVFFNKKMTKVNTTIYENLGEFNAGIEASVSGIRVTQAFANEEHEVTRFAGLNELYRQSKLAFYKTMAVSSSYNYLMIRLINLFALLFGSYYTIRGDITNGNFVGFILLSNVFARPIEKINTMIESYPKGFAGFKRFVEEIDKEPSIQDSDTAVDLKPVTGNIEYRDVSFSYSDGTQVFDNLSLDIKLGETVAFVGPSGAGKTTLCHLLPRFYDIDSGDILIDGQNIQDVTLKSLREQIGLVQQDVFLFPGTIKENILYGKLDATEEDVLEAVKLAHLEQVIDGLPDGLDTVIGERGVRLSGGQKQRVAIARMFLKNPPILILDEATSALDTETEQVIQESLGSLAKGRTTLIIAHRLATIKDATRIVVVDTTGIVESGSHEELMQKQGAYKKLYDAQFRN from the coding sequence ATGGTAAAACGATTCTTTTCGTATTATCGACCGTATAAAGCATTATTCATTGTCGATTTTACATGTGCAATTATCGCAGCATTACTTGAATTATCATTTCCGGTTATTGTCAATCAAGTGATTGATAGAATTATGCCGTTAAAAAATATTCGCTTGATTTTATTAGTCAGTGCGGCATTGTTTGGATTTTACGTCATCAATACCACATTACAGTATGTCGTGGTTTATTTTGGACATAAGTTAGGGGTTAATATCGAAACGGATATGCGTAATGAGTTATTTACACACTTGCAAAAACAACCTTACGACTATTATGACAACCAAAAAACAGGAAAGCTGATGACACGTTTAACGAGTGATTTATTTGAAATTTCAGAACTGGCTCATCATGGACCAGAAGATGTGTTTATCACGATTATGACACTTGTTGGGTCATTTCTATTAATGTTTCAAATTCATCCTCAACTAGCTTTTGCGACAGCTGTGATGGTGCCTTTTATTACGATTGCATTAGTCTTTTTCAATAAAAAAATGACAAAAGTCAATACAACGATTTATGAAAATCTTGGCGAATTTAATGCAGGAATTGAAGCCAGTGTGAGTGGAATTCGTGTGACGCAAGCTTTTGCCAATGAAGAACATGAGGTCACTCGGTTTGCCGGACTAAACGAATTATATCGTCAATCAAAACTAGCTTTTTATAAAACGATGGCAGTGAGTTCATCATATAACTATTTGATGATTCGGTTGATTAATTTATTTGCTTTATTATTTGGGTCTTATTACACGATACGTGGGGACATAACCAATGGGAATTTCGTTGGGTTTATCTTGTTATCAAATGTGTTTGCTAGACCAATTGAGAAAATCAATACTATGATTGAGAGTTATCCAAAAGGGTTTGCCGGATTCAAGCGATTTGTTGAAGAGATTGACAAAGAGCCCTCTATCCAAGATAGTGACACGGCAGTTGACTTAAAACCAGTGACAGGAAACATTGAATACAGAGATGTTTCATTTAGCTACAGTGATGGCACGCAAGTATTTGATAACTTATCTTTAGATATAAAATTAGGGGAAACAGTGGCTTTTGTTGGGCCAAGTGGGGCAGGGAAAACAACCTTATGCCATTTATTACCACGCTTTTATGATATTGATAGTGGTGATATTTTGATTGATGGTCAAAACATTCAAGACGTTACATTAAAATCATTGCGTGAACAAATTGGATTAGTCCAACAAGATGTCTTTTTATTTCCAGGAACGATTAAGGAAAATATTTTATATGGAAAATTAGATGCAACAGAAGAAGATGTGTTAGAGGCCGTGAAACTCGCTCATTTAGAACAAGTTATAGACGGCTTGCCTGATGGGTTAGACACAGTCATCGGCGAACGTGGTGTGAGATTATCAGGCGGACAGAAACAACGTGTGGCGATTGCTCGCATGTTTTTAAAGAATCCACCAATTTTAATTTTAGATGAAGCCACATCAGCTCTTGATACAGAAACAGAACAAGTGATTCAAGAGTCACTAGGTTCACTGGCTAAAGGACGCACGACTCTCATCATCGCACACCGTTTAGCGACAATTAAGGATGCAACTCGTATTGTTGTCGTTGATACAACAGGTATCGTTGAAAGTGGCTCACATGAAGAGTTAATGCAAAAACAAGGAGCATATAAAAAATTATATGACGCACAATTTAGAAACTAA